Within the Actinomycetota bacterium genome, the region AGGAGCTGTTAAAACTAAAACAGATACTTAAGCTTAATGCCATACCCAGGCACATGGAATGCTATGATATTTCCAATCTTGGGGCCAGTTTTGCCGTGGGCTCCATGGTGGTATTTGCAGACGGCAGCCCGGTTAAGGAAAACTACCGCCATTTTAGGATCCGCAGCATTGGAGGCCAGGATGATTATGCCATGCTGGATGAGGTTTTAAGCCGTAGGCTGTCTCACCTTCAAGGCAGCGGGATGGATATAGAGAACAGTTTTAATACTGTACCTGACTTAATTATAATCGATGGGGGAAAGGGTCAGTATAATGTGGGCCGGAAGGTTCTTGTCCGGTATGGCCTGGACCAAATAGACCTTATAAGCATAGCCAAGAGGGAAGAAGTAATTTTTGCCAAGAGTTTTCCGGAAGGGATAAAACTGGAGCTGGGAAGTCCCCATATGAGGATAATCACCAATATCCGGGACCAGGCCCATCATTTTGCAGTAAGCTATCATAGGCGCTTAAGGAGCAAGTACATGGTATGGTCCGTACTGGAGGAGATAAAGGGCATAGGCCCTAAGAAGATAAAATATATCCGCCAGCAGGTGGGTTCCCTGGGGGAACTTAAACACTATTCTGTAGAAAATTTAATGAATATAAAGGGAATCAGTTACAAAGATGCCTTAAATATATATAATTACTGGCATAAGTAAACCAAGGGAAGGGTTTAATTTTGCTTAGATGGATTCTGGACTGGGTTATTATGACCTTTTCCATAACAGTGGCTTCCTATTTTTTACCTTTTATAGATATTATGGCCGATACGGTAGGTGAAAAATTTTGGATAGCTTTTTTGGCAGGCCTGCTGCTGGGCCTGCTGCACACTTTTATAAAACCTGTAGTCAGGTTTCTTTCTTTACCTATCAACATATTAACCCTGGGGCTATTCAATATTGTAATAAATGCTGGTATGCTATGGATTGTTGATTATTTTCTAAAAGGCCTGGCAGTGAAGGGCTTCTGGGGCTATATTGCCAGTTCTGTAGTTATAAGCATAATCAGTATAATTTTAACCAAGATAGTTTATTATGAAAGACGATCAAGGAAATAGGGTCAGCCTGGTAATAATTACGGGGTTGTCCGGTGCCGGAAAAACTGAAGCCCTAAATTATTTTGAAGATGCTGGTTATTACTGTATTGATAACCTTCCGGCCAGCCTTTTGCTGGGCCTTATTGATTTTTTCTCTTCCAGCCGCAACCTTATCAA harbors:
- a CDS encoding phage holin family protein, producing the protein MLRWILDWVIMTFSITVASYFLPFIDIMADTVGEKFWIAFLAGLLLGLLHTFIKPVVRFLSLPINILTLGLFNIVINAGMLWIVDYFLKGLAVKGFWGYIASSVVISIISIILTKIVYYERRSRK